Sequence from the bacterium genome:
ATTTGGTCCACCCTTATATAAATAGTCGTCAAAAACCGGAAATCCACTCTCATCAAAGGGTACACCGGTGACTGGATGATTCTTCCCTGCCAGATGCTGGTTTCGAAGTCGTACACCTTCCTTTGTTGTCTGTTCAGATAGATATTTTTCTCTTTCCTTACTTTTGTCAACCCCGTTTGTATCCTTCTCCGTACGCCTTTGGTCACTCTCCGTCTTCACCGGCCCTTCTTTTCCCTGCCGTATCCGTTCTTCCTTGATCAGTTTTTCTGTTTTTGGCAGATCGAACTCTTCTCCCGGATTGCCCAGAGAGTGGAGATTTCTTCGGGAAGTGCTCATGAGTTCAATGTCGCTTTTCGTTGCGCGCATGGATATGATCAGCATGGCAGAGGCGGCCGAGGCGGAGCGGATAACTTCCATCAATGCTCTTGCGCGAGTATCGGGATCTTTGATCTTCATGGCGCTGCTATATTGCTCTATGTATTGGTCTCCCAGTATGATTCCCTGAACGGCGTCTGTGCTGAATTGGCCTATTAGCAGGCCTTTGGCCATAGGAATGCCCCATTGTTTATTTGTGACGACGCGCCCTCCGGCCATCCAGGTTCCTGCCAGGACGTTTCCGAATATGGTTAACGCATCCATTGCATCTTCCGTTCCGTCGCCGAATCCTTCTTTGTGCCTCTGGTATATACTCAGG
This genomic interval carries:
- a CDS encoding HNH endonuclease, coding for MPLKLSVAKIESSSGHEKWRILDTTNPAVRWMTGEYDGEGKNANEALLNALSTMAKGGNRYPEGSIQVEIGSDIAGEKIDYSMNTTGQNALDTVIQILDTLGFWTGIGALLLTAIGAIAPIPGTRVATALLWASLLSSSAAASLSIYQRHKEGFGDGTEDAMDALTIFGNVLAGTWMAGGRVVTNKQWGIPMAKGLLIGQFSTDAVQGIILGDQYIEQYSSAMKIKDPDTRARALMEVIRSASAASAMLIISMRATKSDIELMSTSRRNLHSLGNPGEEFDLPKTEKLIKEERIRQGKEGPVKTESDQRRTEKDTNGVDKSKEREKYLSEQTTKEGVRLRNQHLAGKNHPVTGVPFDESGFPVFDDYLYKGGPNDVMIEPTGNDYFDFKAANEAAGYSRTPKGYTWHHHQNTGRMQLVDSKIHRLTGHTGGASIWYGDEKLK